AGCAAAAGTGAACGGTAAGATGGTTCCTCTTGATCATCGATTACACACAGGGGACATTGTTGAAATGTTAACATCTAAGCATTCATATGGGCCAAGTAAAGATTGGTTAAAGTTAACACAAAGTTCACATGCCAAAAATAAAATCAAACAATTCTTCAAAAAAGAACGCCGCGAAGAGAATATTCAAAAAGGCAAAGAAATGATAGAAAAAGAATTAAAGGCTCAAGACTTCGAAGCAAAAAACATTTTAACTGAGGAAAATATACAAGAAGCAGCTGATAAATTCAGTTTTAACGGTGAAGAAGATATGTTTGCGGCTGTAGGATATAACGGAGTCAGTCCAAAACAAATTGTTACCCGCCTTACAGAGAAACTGCGGCAGCAGCAAGAAAGAGAAGAAGAAGATAAATCTGTTGCTGAAGCAGTAAAAGATGTCTCGACACAAACTATATCTAAAAAGACGAATACGGGAGTTAAAGTAAAAGGGGTGGATAACCTTCTCATACGCCTTTCTAAGTGCTGCAACCCTGTACCCGGTGATGAGATTATCGGTTTTATTACTAAAGGCCGAGGGGTTTCCATTCACCGCGTAGACTGCCCAAATGTAAATAATGAAGAAGCACAAAAGCGGTTACTCCCAGTAGAGTGGGAAGGTTCTAATGAAAAACGAAAAAATTACAGTGTAGATATTGAAATTACAGGGTATGATAGGCGCGGATTATTAAATGAAGTACTGCAGTCTGTTACGGAATCCCGTACTAACATCAGTGCTGTCAGCGGCCGTTCTGATAAAAATAAAATGGCAGTTATCGATATTACCATCTCAATCCACAATATTGATCACTTGCACCGAGTAGTAGAGAAAATAAAAAAATTACCTGATATTTATTCTGTTCGAAGAGTAATTCATTAAAAATATATATAGCCAACATCAGAAAGGATAAGTTGTACGTATGAAAGTAGTTGTTCAGCGTTCACAGAATGGAGAGTGTGTGGTAGAAGGAGAAATTACTGGATCTATTGATCACGGAATCGTCGCATTAGTAGGGTTTACTCACGACGATACTGAACAAGATCTAAAATGGATGGCAGATAAACTCATTCACTTAAGAATTTTTGAAGATGAAACGGGCAAAATGAATAAAGGACTCATGGATACGAACGGTAAAATACTGTCGATTTCTCAATTCACTCTATATGGTGATTGCAAAAAGGGAAGACGTCCTAATTTTATGGAAGCTGCAAAGCCTGAAAAGGCAGAAGCATTATATAATCAATTTAATAAAATTATTAAAGAAAAAGGTGTTGAAGTTGAAACTGGAAAATTTGGAGCAATGATGAATATCACCTTGACAAATGATGGTCCTGTTACTCTTATTTTAGAAAGCACTCCAAAAAAATAGCAGGTTGACAACAATCACCTACATTCGTATGATAGATATCAGTTAATAAGAGTTAAGCTGATGAAGGAGAAAGTAGGCGGGAGATAAGTATACACAGAGAGGAACTGCAAGGGCTGAGAACAGTTCTATATACTTCCTGCTGAAAGACACTCTTTAGGCTCTGTTTCGAAAGCACTGGTTAGTAGGGACAGACGTAAACCAGGCGTTAACTGTAGCAAGTGGAAGCACAAATTACTGCTTCAACCAGGGTGGTACCACGGGTGAAAACTCGTCCCTCGTTGTTTACGAGAGACGAGTTTTTTGTGTTATCAAAGAAAACAGAAGTTATAAGAGAAAGGGAACTGTCTCAAAAGATTAGTTCAAGGTGTATGTTCATCCAGCAGCGGAAATATGCGGAAGTCCTGCTGAAATGGGCCCGTGTAAAGACTACGCAGTGAAGGATTTGCTTACGAGAAGGCTGAACCGCCGCCTGTGGAAAGCGAATATATTCCAGTTGTGTTTGCGAGGAACAGGCTTATGGGAAAGCCCTTCTGATTTTCAGTTTTTTAAGTATATCTTTTTTTGTTTTGAACCCTTTTCATAAAGGTGTGGGTAATAAGACGTTTTTCGCGTGAAGCTAAAAGGGGAGCCTAGAAAGGAGCATTACATATGGATATTCGCATACCTAGAGGGACACAGGATATTTTACCGGGAACCTCTGAAAAATGGCAGTGGATTGAAGGGAAAGTTCATGAAATTTGCCGAAGATTCAACTATGCTGAAATTCGAACGCCGATTTTTGAACAAACAGAATTATTTCAGCGTGGTGTAGGAGATACAACGGATATTGTGCAAAAGGAAATGTATACATTTACAGATAGAGGCGGCCGCAGCTTAACGTTGAGACCAGAAGGTACTGCATCTGTTGTCCGTTCCTACGTTGAGAACAAACTTTATGGAAGTGCGACTCAGCCGGAGAAGTTGTACTATATTGGTCCGATGTTTCGTTATGAAAGGCCTCAATCAGGGAGAATGCGGCAGTTTTTTCAGTTTGGTGTAGAGGCTATCGGAAGTGATGACCCGGCTATTGATGCAGAAGTCATTGCTATGGCCATGGAATTTTATAATGAATTAGGTTTGAAAGGATTAAAACTTGTACTTAACAGTCTGGGTGATCAAGACAGCAGAAAAGCTCACAGAGATGCGTTAATCGCTCACTTTAAACCTCACATTCATGAATTTTGCAGTGATTGTCAAGACAGGCTGGAAAAAAATCCACTTCGCATTCTTGACTGCAAAAAAGACCGAGACCAC
This DNA window, taken from Alteribacillus bidgolensis, encodes the following:
- the dtd gene encoding D-aminoacyl-tRNA deacylase, coding for MKVVVQRSQNGECVVEGEITGSIDHGIVALVGFTHDDTEQDLKWMADKLIHLRIFEDETGKMNKGLMDTNGKILSISQFTLYGDCKKGRRPNFMEAAKPEKAEALYNQFNKIIKEKGVEVETGKFGAMMNITLTNDGPVTLILESTPKK
- the hisS gene encoding histidine--tRNA ligase, which encodes MDIRIPRGTQDILPGTSEKWQWIEGKVHEICRRFNYAEIRTPIFEQTELFQRGVGDTTDIVQKEMYTFTDRGGRSLTLRPEGTASVVRSYVENKLYGSATQPEKLYYIGPMFRYERPQSGRMRQFFQFGVEAIGSDDPAIDAEVIAMAMEFYNELGLKGLKLVLNSLGDQDSRKAHRDALIAHFKPHIHEFCSDCQDRLEKNPLRILDCKKDRDHPLMDNAPSILDYLNEQSRQYFAAVQRLLDNMDIPYEVDSGLVRGLDYYNNTAFEIMIEGEGFGAITTLMGGGRYNGLVEEMGGPESHGIGFALSIERLLMALEAQKVDLPVKKGLDCYLVALGEQPSEEAAVLLTELRRAGISADKDYVNKKIKGQFKAADRLQASYTAVLGEDELQKGIINVKSMASGEQKEVPLKEFTHYIRGKMEEEK